In the genome of Chelmon rostratus isolate fCheRos1 chromosome 24, fCheRos1.pri, whole genome shotgun sequence, one region contains:
- the bin1b gene encoding myc box-dependent-interacting protein 1b isoform X1, with protein MAETGKGVTAGKLAINVQKRLTRAQEKVLQKLGKADETRDTAFEEMVFNFNKQMADGTKLQKDLKVYLTAVKTMHDASRRLQDCLADMYEPDWFGKEEMDALAEEMIEKEMDNNLEDTDTLWLDYHQNITDKSLTSMDTYLTQFPDIKARIAKRDRKMVDFDSARHHFASLQKGKKKDEAKIAKPAALLEMAAPSWAQGLISAHQVAQTNLSYNQAEEDLGRAQKIFEELNVELQDELPALWDNRVGVYVNTFQSLAGHQEKFHGEMSKLSQNLNDIMTKLEEQRQLKKGGTAAAKTGDSAKSEEANHSESASSPPKVVQRPGPPPSRPPPRLTPSPDQRQQHGDPLEDEASGPVAGTDLTTATPPQAPSWDSWQDQTPAEQEPRRDDDRSPEEAQAGWDYDESDTRSYAQPGWDDAEAAQGQDSWNDDGVYAAQSYAEPDWDDDGAQVGRGGWGDDGEGQSAVTNGSDGELPPGFLYKVKAIHDYAATDNDELELKMGDVVLALAFDNPDEQDDGWLMGVKESHWVQNKDISAKGVFPENFTQKV; from the exons GTCTTGCAGAAGCTCGGTAAGGCCGATGAGACCCGTGACACCGCCTTTGAGGAGATGGTGTTCAACTTCAACAAGCAGATG GCTGACGGCACGAAGCTGCAGAAGGACCTGAAAGTCTACCTGACAGCAGTGAAAA CGATGCATGACGCCTCGCGGCGGCTGCAGGACTGCCTGGCCGACATGTACGAACCTGACTGGTTTGGTAAAGAGGAGATGGACGCGCTGGCAGAG GAGATGATAGAGAAGGAGATGGACAATAACTTGGAG GACACAGACACTCTGTGGCTGGACTACCACCAGAACATCACCGACAAATCTTTGACCTCCATGGACACGTACCTGACTCAGTTTCCTGATATCAag GCTCGCATAGCGAAGCGCGACAGGAAGATGGTGGACTTCGACAGCGCCAGGCATCACTTCGCCTCCTTacagaaagggaagaagaaggaCGAGGCCAAGATCGCCAAG CCAGCAGCCCTGTTGGAGATGGCGGCTCCCAGCTGGGCTCAGGGTTTGATATCAGCCCACCAGGTGGCTCAGACTAACCTCTCCTACAACCAG gcGGAGGAGGATCTGGGCCGAGCTCAGAAGATTTTCGAGGAGCTGAACGTGGAGTTACAAGACGAGCTTCCAGCACTGTGGGACAA tcgtGTTGGCGTCTATGTTAACACATTCCAGAGTCTGGCAGGTCATCAAGAGAAGTTCCACGGGGAAATGAGCAAG ctcAGCCAAAACCTGAACGACATCATGACCAAACTGGAGGAGCAACGGCAGCTCAA AAAAGGCGGTACTGCAGCGGcaaagacaggagacagtgCCAAGAG TGAGGAAGCCAACCACAGTGAATCAGCAAGCTCACCACCAAAG GTGGTGCAGAGGCCCGGCCCTCCACCCAGCCGGCCTCCGCCCAGGCTGACGCCGTCGCCAGACCAGAGGCAGCAGCACGGCGACCCGCTTGAGGACGAGGCCTCGGGGCCTGTCGCCGGCACAGACCTCACGACTGCAACGCCGCCGCAG GCGCCGTCATGGGACTCGTGG CAAGACCAGACTCCCGCAGAGCAGGAGCCCCGGCGTGACGACGACCGCTCCCCGGAGGAGGCCCAGGCTGGCTGGGATTATGATGAAAGCGACACCCGGAGCTACGCCCAGCCCGGCTGGGACGACGCAGAGGCAGCTCAGGGTCAGGACAGCTGGAACGACGACGGGGTCTACGCCGCTCAGTCGTACGCCGAGCCCGACTGGGACGACGATGGCGCCCAAGTGGGACGGGGTGGCTGGGGCGATGATGGAGAGGGCCAG AGTGCAGTGACCAACGGCTCAGACGGTGAACTCCCTCCAGGATTCCTCTACAAG GTCAAAGCGATACATGATTATGCCGCCACCGACAACGACGAGCTGGAACTGAAGATGGGAGACGTTGTGCTGGCTTTGGCCTTTGACAACCCGGATGAGCAG gacGATGGCTGGCTCATGGGCGTGAAGGAGTCTCACTGGGTGCAGAACAAAGATATTTCAGCCAAAGGCGTTTTCCCCGAGAACTTTACTCAGAAGGTCTGA
- the bin1b gene encoding myc box-dependent-interacting protein 1b isoform X10 gives MAETGKGVTAGKLAINVQKRLTRAQEKVLQKLGKADETRDTAFEEMVFNFNKQMADGTKLQKDLKVYLTAVKTMHDASRRLQDCLADMYEPDWFGKEEMDALAEEMIEKEMDNNLEDTDTLWLDYHQNITDKSLTSMDTYLTQFPDIKARIAKRDRKMVDFDSARHHFASLQKGKKKDEAKIAKPAALLEMAAPSWAQGLISAHQVAQTNLSYNQAEEDLGRAQKIFEELNVELQDELPALWDNRVGVYVNTFQSLAGHQEKFHGEMSKLSQNLNDIMTKLEEQRQLKKGGTAAAKTGDSAKSEEANHSESASSPPKSAVTNGSDGELPPGFLYKVKAIHDYAATDNDELELKMGDVVLALAFDNPDEQDDGWLMGVKESHWVQNKDISAKGVFPENFTQKV, from the exons GTCTTGCAGAAGCTCGGTAAGGCCGATGAGACCCGTGACACCGCCTTTGAGGAGATGGTGTTCAACTTCAACAAGCAGATG GCTGACGGCACGAAGCTGCAGAAGGACCTGAAAGTCTACCTGACAGCAGTGAAAA CGATGCATGACGCCTCGCGGCGGCTGCAGGACTGCCTGGCCGACATGTACGAACCTGACTGGTTTGGTAAAGAGGAGATGGACGCGCTGGCAGAG GAGATGATAGAGAAGGAGATGGACAATAACTTGGAG GACACAGACACTCTGTGGCTGGACTACCACCAGAACATCACCGACAAATCTTTGACCTCCATGGACACGTACCTGACTCAGTTTCCTGATATCAag GCTCGCATAGCGAAGCGCGACAGGAAGATGGTGGACTTCGACAGCGCCAGGCATCACTTCGCCTCCTTacagaaagggaagaagaaggaCGAGGCCAAGATCGCCAAG CCAGCAGCCCTGTTGGAGATGGCGGCTCCCAGCTGGGCTCAGGGTTTGATATCAGCCCACCAGGTGGCTCAGACTAACCTCTCCTACAACCAG gcGGAGGAGGATCTGGGCCGAGCTCAGAAGATTTTCGAGGAGCTGAACGTGGAGTTACAAGACGAGCTTCCAGCACTGTGGGACAA tcgtGTTGGCGTCTATGTTAACACATTCCAGAGTCTGGCAGGTCATCAAGAGAAGTTCCACGGGGAAATGAGCAAG ctcAGCCAAAACCTGAACGACATCATGACCAAACTGGAGGAGCAACGGCAGCTCAA AAAAGGCGGTACTGCAGCGGcaaagacaggagacagtgCCAAGAG TGAGGAAGCCAACCACAGTGAATCAGCAAGCTCACCACCAAAG AGTGCAGTGACCAACGGCTCAGACGGTGAACTCCCTCCAGGATTCCTCTACAAG GTCAAAGCGATACATGATTATGCCGCCACCGACAACGACGAGCTGGAACTGAAGATGGGAGACGTTGTGCTGGCTTTGGCCTTTGACAACCCGGATGAGCAG gacGATGGCTGGCTCATGGGCGTGAAGGAGTCTCACTGGGTGCAGAACAAAGATATTTCAGCCAAAGGCGTTTTCCCCGAGAACTTTACTCAGAAGGTCTGA
- the bin1b gene encoding myc box-dependent-interacting protein 1b isoform X2, translating into MAETGKGVTAGKLAINVQKRLTRAQEKVLQKLGKADETRDTAFEEMVFNFNKQMADGTKLQKDLKVYLTAVKTMHDASRRLQDCLADMYEPDWFGKEEMDALAEEMIEKEMDNNLEDTDTLWLDYHQNITDKSLTSMDTYLTQFPDIKARIAKRDRKMVDFDSARHHFASLQKGKKKDEAKIAKPAALLEMAAPSWAQGLISAHQVAQTNLSYNQAEEDLGRAQKIFEELNVELQDELPALWDNRVGVYVNTFQSLAGHQEKFHGEMSKLSQNLNDIMTKLEEQRQLKKGGTAAAKTGDSAKSEEANHSESASSPPKRPGPPPSRPPPRLTPSPDQRQQHGDPLEDEASGPVAGTDLTTATPPQAPSWDSWQDQTPAEQEPRRDDDRSPEEAQAGWDYDESDTRSYAQPGWDDAEAAQGQDSWNDDGVYAAQSYAEPDWDDDGAQVGRGGWGDDGEGQSAVTNGSDGELPPGFLYKVKAIHDYAATDNDELELKMGDVVLALAFDNPDEQDDGWLMGVKESHWVQNKDISAKGVFPENFTQKV; encoded by the exons GTCTTGCAGAAGCTCGGTAAGGCCGATGAGACCCGTGACACCGCCTTTGAGGAGATGGTGTTCAACTTCAACAAGCAGATG GCTGACGGCACGAAGCTGCAGAAGGACCTGAAAGTCTACCTGACAGCAGTGAAAA CGATGCATGACGCCTCGCGGCGGCTGCAGGACTGCCTGGCCGACATGTACGAACCTGACTGGTTTGGTAAAGAGGAGATGGACGCGCTGGCAGAG GAGATGATAGAGAAGGAGATGGACAATAACTTGGAG GACACAGACACTCTGTGGCTGGACTACCACCAGAACATCACCGACAAATCTTTGACCTCCATGGACACGTACCTGACTCAGTTTCCTGATATCAag GCTCGCATAGCGAAGCGCGACAGGAAGATGGTGGACTTCGACAGCGCCAGGCATCACTTCGCCTCCTTacagaaagggaagaagaaggaCGAGGCCAAGATCGCCAAG CCAGCAGCCCTGTTGGAGATGGCGGCTCCCAGCTGGGCTCAGGGTTTGATATCAGCCCACCAGGTGGCTCAGACTAACCTCTCCTACAACCAG gcGGAGGAGGATCTGGGCCGAGCTCAGAAGATTTTCGAGGAGCTGAACGTGGAGTTACAAGACGAGCTTCCAGCACTGTGGGACAA tcgtGTTGGCGTCTATGTTAACACATTCCAGAGTCTGGCAGGTCATCAAGAGAAGTTCCACGGGGAAATGAGCAAG ctcAGCCAAAACCTGAACGACATCATGACCAAACTGGAGGAGCAACGGCAGCTCAA AAAAGGCGGTACTGCAGCGGcaaagacaggagacagtgCCAAGAG TGAGGAAGCCAACCACAGTGAATCAGCAAGCTCACCACCAAAG AGGCCCGGCCCTCCACCCAGCCGGCCTCCGCCCAGGCTGACGCCGTCGCCAGACCAGAGGCAGCAGCACGGCGACCCGCTTGAGGACGAGGCCTCGGGGCCTGTCGCCGGCACAGACCTCACGACTGCAACGCCGCCGCAG GCGCCGTCATGGGACTCGTGG CAAGACCAGACTCCCGCAGAGCAGGAGCCCCGGCGTGACGACGACCGCTCCCCGGAGGAGGCCCAGGCTGGCTGGGATTATGATGAAAGCGACACCCGGAGCTACGCCCAGCCCGGCTGGGACGACGCAGAGGCAGCTCAGGGTCAGGACAGCTGGAACGACGACGGGGTCTACGCCGCTCAGTCGTACGCCGAGCCCGACTGGGACGACGATGGCGCCCAAGTGGGACGGGGTGGCTGGGGCGATGATGGAGAGGGCCAG AGTGCAGTGACCAACGGCTCAGACGGTGAACTCCCTCCAGGATTCCTCTACAAG GTCAAAGCGATACATGATTATGCCGCCACCGACAACGACGAGCTGGAACTGAAGATGGGAGACGTTGTGCTGGCTTTGGCCTTTGACAACCCGGATGAGCAG gacGATGGCTGGCTCATGGGCGTGAAGGAGTCTCACTGGGTGCAGAACAAAGATATTTCAGCCAAAGGCGTTTTCCCCGAGAACTTTACTCAGAAGGTCTGA
- the bin1b gene encoding myc box-dependent-interacting protein 1b isoform X3, with translation MAETGKGVTAGKLAINVQKRLTRAQEKVLQKLGKADETRDTAFEEMVFNFNKQMADGTKLQKDLKVYLTAVKTMHDASRRLQDCLADMYEPDWFGKEEMDALAEDTDTLWLDYHQNITDKSLTSMDTYLTQFPDIKARIAKRDRKMVDFDSARHHFASLQKGKKKDEAKIAKPAALLEMAAPSWAQGLISAHQVAQTNLSYNQAEEDLGRAQKIFEELNVELQDELPALWDNRVGVYVNTFQSLAGHQEKFHGEMSKLSQNLNDIMTKLEEQRQLKKGGTAAAKTGDSAKSEEANHSESASSPPKVVQRPGPPPSRPPPRLTPSPDQRQQHGDPLEDEASGPVAGTDLTTATPPQAPSWDSWQDQTPAEQEPRRDDDRSPEEAQAGWDYDESDTRSYAQPGWDDAEAAQGQDSWNDDGVYAAQSYAEPDWDDDGAQVGRGGWGDDGEGQSAVTNGSDGELPPGFLYKVKAIHDYAATDNDELELKMGDVVLALAFDNPDEQDDGWLMGVKESHWVQNKDISAKGVFPENFTQKV, from the exons GTCTTGCAGAAGCTCGGTAAGGCCGATGAGACCCGTGACACCGCCTTTGAGGAGATGGTGTTCAACTTCAACAAGCAGATG GCTGACGGCACGAAGCTGCAGAAGGACCTGAAAGTCTACCTGACAGCAGTGAAAA CGATGCATGACGCCTCGCGGCGGCTGCAGGACTGCCTGGCCGACATGTACGAACCTGACTGGTTTGGTAAAGAGGAGATGGACGCGCTGGCAGAG GACACAGACACTCTGTGGCTGGACTACCACCAGAACATCACCGACAAATCTTTGACCTCCATGGACACGTACCTGACTCAGTTTCCTGATATCAag GCTCGCATAGCGAAGCGCGACAGGAAGATGGTGGACTTCGACAGCGCCAGGCATCACTTCGCCTCCTTacagaaagggaagaagaaggaCGAGGCCAAGATCGCCAAG CCAGCAGCCCTGTTGGAGATGGCGGCTCCCAGCTGGGCTCAGGGTTTGATATCAGCCCACCAGGTGGCTCAGACTAACCTCTCCTACAACCAG gcGGAGGAGGATCTGGGCCGAGCTCAGAAGATTTTCGAGGAGCTGAACGTGGAGTTACAAGACGAGCTTCCAGCACTGTGGGACAA tcgtGTTGGCGTCTATGTTAACACATTCCAGAGTCTGGCAGGTCATCAAGAGAAGTTCCACGGGGAAATGAGCAAG ctcAGCCAAAACCTGAACGACATCATGACCAAACTGGAGGAGCAACGGCAGCTCAA AAAAGGCGGTACTGCAGCGGcaaagacaggagacagtgCCAAGAG TGAGGAAGCCAACCACAGTGAATCAGCAAGCTCACCACCAAAG GTGGTGCAGAGGCCCGGCCCTCCACCCAGCCGGCCTCCGCCCAGGCTGACGCCGTCGCCAGACCAGAGGCAGCAGCACGGCGACCCGCTTGAGGACGAGGCCTCGGGGCCTGTCGCCGGCACAGACCTCACGACTGCAACGCCGCCGCAG GCGCCGTCATGGGACTCGTGG CAAGACCAGACTCCCGCAGAGCAGGAGCCCCGGCGTGACGACGACCGCTCCCCGGAGGAGGCCCAGGCTGGCTGGGATTATGATGAAAGCGACACCCGGAGCTACGCCCAGCCCGGCTGGGACGACGCAGAGGCAGCTCAGGGTCAGGACAGCTGGAACGACGACGGGGTCTACGCCGCTCAGTCGTACGCCGAGCCCGACTGGGACGACGATGGCGCCCAAGTGGGACGGGGTGGCTGGGGCGATGATGGAGAGGGCCAG AGTGCAGTGACCAACGGCTCAGACGGTGAACTCCCTCCAGGATTCCTCTACAAG GTCAAAGCGATACATGATTATGCCGCCACCGACAACGACGAGCTGGAACTGAAGATGGGAGACGTTGTGCTGGCTTTGGCCTTTGACAACCCGGATGAGCAG gacGATGGCTGGCTCATGGGCGTGAAGGAGTCTCACTGGGTGCAGAACAAAGATATTTCAGCCAAAGGCGTTTTCCCCGAGAACTTTACTCAGAAGGTCTGA
- the bin1b gene encoding myc box-dependent-interacting protein 1b isoform X7: MAETGKGVTAGKLAINVQKRLTRAQEKVLQKLGKADETRDTAFEEMVFNFNKQMADGTKLQKDLKVYLTAVKTMHDASRRLQDCLADMYEPDWFGKEEMDALAEDTDTLWLDYHQNITDKSLTSMDTYLTQFPDIKARIAKRDRKMVDFDSARHHFASLQKGKKKDEAKIAKAEEDLGRAQKIFEELNVELQDELPALWDNRVGVYVNTFQSLAGHQEKFHGEMSKLSQNLNDIMTKLEEQRQLKKGGTAAAKTGDSAKSEEANHSESASSPPKVVQRPGPPPSRPPPRLTPSPDQRQQHGDPLEDEASGPVAGTDLTTATPPQAPSWDSWQDQTPAEQEPRRDDDRSPEEAQAGWDYDESDTRSYAQPGWDDAEAAQGQDSWNDDGVYAAQSYAEPDWDDDGAQVGRGGWGDDGEGQSAVTNGSDGELPPGFLYKVKAIHDYAATDNDELELKMGDVVLALAFDNPDEQDDGWLMGVKESHWVQNKDISAKGVFPENFTQKV, from the exons GTCTTGCAGAAGCTCGGTAAGGCCGATGAGACCCGTGACACCGCCTTTGAGGAGATGGTGTTCAACTTCAACAAGCAGATG GCTGACGGCACGAAGCTGCAGAAGGACCTGAAAGTCTACCTGACAGCAGTGAAAA CGATGCATGACGCCTCGCGGCGGCTGCAGGACTGCCTGGCCGACATGTACGAACCTGACTGGTTTGGTAAAGAGGAGATGGACGCGCTGGCAGAG GACACAGACACTCTGTGGCTGGACTACCACCAGAACATCACCGACAAATCTTTGACCTCCATGGACACGTACCTGACTCAGTTTCCTGATATCAag GCTCGCATAGCGAAGCGCGACAGGAAGATGGTGGACTTCGACAGCGCCAGGCATCACTTCGCCTCCTTacagaaagggaagaagaaggaCGAGGCCAAGATCGCCAAG gcGGAGGAGGATCTGGGCCGAGCTCAGAAGATTTTCGAGGAGCTGAACGTGGAGTTACAAGACGAGCTTCCAGCACTGTGGGACAA tcgtGTTGGCGTCTATGTTAACACATTCCAGAGTCTGGCAGGTCATCAAGAGAAGTTCCACGGGGAAATGAGCAAG ctcAGCCAAAACCTGAACGACATCATGACCAAACTGGAGGAGCAACGGCAGCTCAA AAAAGGCGGTACTGCAGCGGcaaagacaggagacagtgCCAAGAG TGAGGAAGCCAACCACAGTGAATCAGCAAGCTCACCACCAAAG GTGGTGCAGAGGCCCGGCCCTCCACCCAGCCGGCCTCCGCCCAGGCTGACGCCGTCGCCAGACCAGAGGCAGCAGCACGGCGACCCGCTTGAGGACGAGGCCTCGGGGCCTGTCGCCGGCACAGACCTCACGACTGCAACGCCGCCGCAG GCGCCGTCATGGGACTCGTGG CAAGACCAGACTCCCGCAGAGCAGGAGCCCCGGCGTGACGACGACCGCTCCCCGGAGGAGGCCCAGGCTGGCTGGGATTATGATGAAAGCGACACCCGGAGCTACGCCCAGCCCGGCTGGGACGACGCAGAGGCAGCTCAGGGTCAGGACAGCTGGAACGACGACGGGGTCTACGCCGCTCAGTCGTACGCCGAGCCCGACTGGGACGACGATGGCGCCCAAGTGGGACGGGGTGGCTGGGGCGATGATGGAGAGGGCCAG AGTGCAGTGACCAACGGCTCAGACGGTGAACTCCCTCCAGGATTCCTCTACAAG GTCAAAGCGATACATGATTATGCCGCCACCGACAACGACGAGCTGGAACTGAAGATGGGAGACGTTGTGCTGGCTTTGGCCTTTGACAACCCGGATGAGCAG gacGATGGCTGGCTCATGGGCGTGAAGGAGTCTCACTGGGTGCAGAACAAAGATATTTCAGCCAAAGGCGTTTTCCCCGAGAACTTTACTCAGAAGGTCTGA
- the bin1b gene encoding myc box-dependent-interacting protein 1b isoform X6 — MAETGKGVTAGKLAINVQKRLTRAQEKVLQKLGKADETRDTAFEEMVFNFNKQMADGTKLQKDLKVYLTAVKTMHDASRRLQDCLADMYEPDWFGKEEMDALAEEMIEKEMDNNLEDTDTLWLDYHQNITDKSLTSMDTYLTQFPDIKARIAKRDRKMVDFDSARHHFASLQKGKKKDEAKIAKAEEDLGRAQKIFEELNVELQDELPALWDNRVGVYVNTFQSLAGHQEKFHGEMSKLSQNLNDIMTKLEEQRQLKKGGTAAAKTGDSAKSEEANHSESASSPPKVVQRPGPPPSRPPPRLTPSPDQRQQHGDPLEDEASGPVAGTDLTTATPPQAPSWDSWQDQTPAEQEPRRDDDRSPEEAQAGWDYDESDTRSYAQPGWDDAEAAQGQDSWNDDGVYAAQSYAEPDWDDDGAQVGRGGWGDDGEGQSAVTNGSDGELPPGFLYKVKAIHDYAATDNDELELKMGDVVLALAFDNPDEQDDGWLMGVKESHWVQNKDISAKGVFPENFTQKV, encoded by the exons GTCTTGCAGAAGCTCGGTAAGGCCGATGAGACCCGTGACACCGCCTTTGAGGAGATGGTGTTCAACTTCAACAAGCAGATG GCTGACGGCACGAAGCTGCAGAAGGACCTGAAAGTCTACCTGACAGCAGTGAAAA CGATGCATGACGCCTCGCGGCGGCTGCAGGACTGCCTGGCCGACATGTACGAACCTGACTGGTTTGGTAAAGAGGAGATGGACGCGCTGGCAGAG GAGATGATAGAGAAGGAGATGGACAATAACTTGGAG GACACAGACACTCTGTGGCTGGACTACCACCAGAACATCACCGACAAATCTTTGACCTCCATGGACACGTACCTGACTCAGTTTCCTGATATCAag GCTCGCATAGCGAAGCGCGACAGGAAGATGGTGGACTTCGACAGCGCCAGGCATCACTTCGCCTCCTTacagaaagggaagaagaaggaCGAGGCCAAGATCGCCAAG gcGGAGGAGGATCTGGGCCGAGCTCAGAAGATTTTCGAGGAGCTGAACGTGGAGTTACAAGACGAGCTTCCAGCACTGTGGGACAA tcgtGTTGGCGTCTATGTTAACACATTCCAGAGTCTGGCAGGTCATCAAGAGAAGTTCCACGGGGAAATGAGCAAG ctcAGCCAAAACCTGAACGACATCATGACCAAACTGGAGGAGCAACGGCAGCTCAA AAAAGGCGGTACTGCAGCGGcaaagacaggagacagtgCCAAGAG TGAGGAAGCCAACCACAGTGAATCAGCAAGCTCACCACCAAAG GTGGTGCAGAGGCCCGGCCCTCCACCCAGCCGGCCTCCGCCCAGGCTGACGCCGTCGCCAGACCAGAGGCAGCAGCACGGCGACCCGCTTGAGGACGAGGCCTCGGGGCCTGTCGCCGGCACAGACCTCACGACTGCAACGCCGCCGCAG GCGCCGTCATGGGACTCGTGG CAAGACCAGACTCCCGCAGAGCAGGAGCCCCGGCGTGACGACGACCGCTCCCCGGAGGAGGCCCAGGCTGGCTGGGATTATGATGAAAGCGACACCCGGAGCTACGCCCAGCCCGGCTGGGACGACGCAGAGGCAGCTCAGGGTCAGGACAGCTGGAACGACGACGGGGTCTACGCCGCTCAGTCGTACGCCGAGCCCGACTGGGACGACGATGGCGCCCAAGTGGGACGGGGTGGCTGGGGCGATGATGGAGAGGGCCAG AGTGCAGTGACCAACGGCTCAGACGGTGAACTCCCTCCAGGATTCCTCTACAAG GTCAAAGCGATACATGATTATGCCGCCACCGACAACGACGAGCTGGAACTGAAGATGGGAGACGTTGTGCTGGCTTTGGCCTTTGACAACCCGGATGAGCAG gacGATGGCTGGCTCATGGGCGTGAAGGAGTCTCACTGGGTGCAGAACAAAGATATTTCAGCCAAAGGCGTTTTCCCCGAGAACTTTACTCAGAAGGTCTGA
- the bin1b gene encoding myc box-dependent-interacting protein 1b isoform X4: MAETGKGVTAGKLAINVQKRLTRAQEKVLQKLGKADETRDTAFEEMVFNFNKQMADGTKLQKDLKVYLTAVKTMHDASRRLQDCLADMYEPDWFGKEEMDALAEEMIEKEMDNNLEDTDTLWLDYHQNITDKSLTSMDTYLTQFPDIKARIAKRDRKMVDFDSARHHFASLQKGKKKDEAKIAKPAALLEMAAPSWAQGLISAHQVAQTNLSYNQAEEDLGRAQKIFEELNVELQDELPALWDNRVGVYVNTFQSLAGHQEKFHGEMSKLSQNLNDIMTKLEEQRQLNEEANHSESASSPPKVVQRPGPPPSRPPPRLTPSPDQRQQHGDPLEDEASGPVAGTDLTTATPPQAPSWDSWQDQTPAEQEPRRDDDRSPEEAQAGWDYDESDTRSYAQPGWDDAEAAQGQDSWNDDGVYAAQSYAEPDWDDDGAQVGRGGWGDDGEGQSAVTNGSDGELPPGFLYKVKAIHDYAATDNDELELKMGDVVLALAFDNPDEQDDGWLMGVKESHWVQNKDISAKGVFPENFTQKV; this comes from the exons GTCTTGCAGAAGCTCGGTAAGGCCGATGAGACCCGTGACACCGCCTTTGAGGAGATGGTGTTCAACTTCAACAAGCAGATG GCTGACGGCACGAAGCTGCAGAAGGACCTGAAAGTCTACCTGACAGCAGTGAAAA CGATGCATGACGCCTCGCGGCGGCTGCAGGACTGCCTGGCCGACATGTACGAACCTGACTGGTTTGGTAAAGAGGAGATGGACGCGCTGGCAGAG GAGATGATAGAGAAGGAGATGGACAATAACTTGGAG GACACAGACACTCTGTGGCTGGACTACCACCAGAACATCACCGACAAATCTTTGACCTCCATGGACACGTACCTGACTCAGTTTCCTGATATCAag GCTCGCATAGCGAAGCGCGACAGGAAGATGGTGGACTTCGACAGCGCCAGGCATCACTTCGCCTCCTTacagaaagggaagaagaaggaCGAGGCCAAGATCGCCAAG CCAGCAGCCCTGTTGGAGATGGCGGCTCCCAGCTGGGCTCAGGGTTTGATATCAGCCCACCAGGTGGCTCAGACTAACCTCTCCTACAACCAG gcGGAGGAGGATCTGGGCCGAGCTCAGAAGATTTTCGAGGAGCTGAACGTGGAGTTACAAGACGAGCTTCCAGCACTGTGGGACAA tcgtGTTGGCGTCTATGTTAACACATTCCAGAGTCTGGCAGGTCATCAAGAGAAGTTCCACGGGGAAATGAGCAAG ctcAGCCAAAACCTGAACGACATCATGACCAAACTGGAGGAGCAACGGCAGCTCAA TGAGGAAGCCAACCACAGTGAATCAGCAAGCTCACCACCAAAG GTGGTGCAGAGGCCCGGCCCTCCACCCAGCCGGCCTCCGCCCAGGCTGACGCCGTCGCCAGACCAGAGGCAGCAGCACGGCGACCCGCTTGAGGACGAGGCCTCGGGGCCTGTCGCCGGCACAGACCTCACGACTGCAACGCCGCCGCAG GCGCCGTCATGGGACTCGTGG CAAGACCAGACTCCCGCAGAGCAGGAGCCCCGGCGTGACGACGACCGCTCCCCGGAGGAGGCCCAGGCTGGCTGGGATTATGATGAAAGCGACACCCGGAGCTACGCCCAGCCCGGCTGGGACGACGCAGAGGCAGCTCAGGGTCAGGACAGCTGGAACGACGACGGGGTCTACGCCGCTCAGTCGTACGCCGAGCCCGACTGGGACGACGATGGCGCCCAAGTGGGACGGGGTGGCTGGGGCGATGATGGAGAGGGCCAG AGTGCAGTGACCAACGGCTCAGACGGTGAACTCCCTCCAGGATTCCTCTACAAG GTCAAAGCGATACATGATTATGCCGCCACCGACAACGACGAGCTGGAACTGAAGATGGGAGACGTTGTGCTGGCTTTGGCCTTTGACAACCCGGATGAGCAG gacGATGGCTGGCTCATGGGCGTGAAGGAGTCTCACTGGGTGCAGAACAAAGATATTTCAGCCAAAGGCGTTTTCCCCGAGAACTTTACTCAGAAGGTCTGA